One window from the genome of Anopheles merus strain MAF chromosome 3R, AmerM5.1, whole genome shotgun sequence encodes:
- the LOC121596810 gene encoding uncharacterized protein LOC121596810 — MSTTAGAPKQQQHQLPSYLTESLIQRSLEHDLQRPVTIDRFTAGPATAAGDNYLSDVFWIRVEYDGGASEKRLLAKCMPDIGDRGATLDVLDAFRKESETFQHLLPELTRLVGGGEQFGAKCYYATSEPVRTIVFEDLKALGFRMCDRTKGGLDYDHMTLVMRKIARFHAASMLYAKQSAEHQRRLASRYAYGLHNPREQPEDSRILQALQKGLEKFISVAGGWPELDGGVLRQLEGLLPVFKERIAGCVKPRQPGARYEVLNHGDLWSNNMMFRYGPDDKTVEEIIFVDYQISNYGSPGLDLVYTLYNCPHRDVRIARRAELLQEYHRVLADALRKNGYDRVPTLDDVREEFTRNEFFGLVCAITFLPIMTMERTKDLDLSFDAFFKEGHGEILRDRQYNGAVFRQAVVPILHDLHARGYVR; from the exons ATGTCCACCACGGCAGGAGcaccgaagcagcagcagcaccagctaCCCAGCTACCTCACGGAATCGCTGATCCAGCGCTCCCTCGAGCACGATCTGCAGCGCCCGGTAACGATCGATCGGTTCACGGCGGGCCCTGCAACAGCCGCCGGCGATAACTACCTGAGCGATGTGTTCTGGATCCGGGTCGAGTACGATGGCGGAGCGTCCGAGAAGCGCCTGCTAGCGAAGTGCATGCCGGACATCGGTGACCGCGGCGCAACGCTCGACGTGCTCGACGCGTTCCGCAAGGAGTCGGAAACGTTCCAACACCTCCTACCCGAGCTCACCCGCCTGGTCGGTGGAGGGGAACAGTTTGGGGCGAAGTGTTACTACGCCACCAGCGAACCGGTGCGCACGATCGTGTTCGAGGATCTGAAAGCGCTCGGCTTTCGCATGTGCGACCGGACGAAGGGTGGCCTGGACTACGACCACATGACGCTGGTGATGCGCAAGATTGCCCGCTTCCATGCCGCCTCGATGCTGTACGCGAAACAAAGCGCAGAGCATCAGCGCCGTCTCGCCAGCCGGTACGCGTACGGGCTGCACAATCCGCGAGAGCAGCCGGAAGACTCGCGCATACTGCAGGCGCTACAGAAGGGGCTGGAGAAGTTCATTTCCGTTGCGGGCGGTTGGCCCGAGCTGGATGGCGGTGTGTTGCGCCAGCTGGAAGGTTTGCTGCCCGTGTTTAAGGAGCGCATTGCTGGGTGTGTGAAGCCACGGCAACCGGGGGCCCGTTACGAGGTGCTGAACCATGGCGATCTGTGGAGCAACAACATGATGTTCCGGTACGGGCCGGACGATAAGACGGTGGAGGAAATCATCTTCGTGGACTACCAGATCTCCAACTATGGCAGCCCGGGTCTGGATCTCGTCTACACGCTGTACAACTGTCCGCACCGGGACGTGCGTATAGCGAGGCGTGCGGAGCTGCTGCAAGAGTACCATCGCGTGTTGGCTGACGCATTGCGCAAGAATGGGTACGACAGGGTACCGACGTTGGACGATGTGAGGGAGGAGTTTACTCGCAATGAGTTTTTCG GACTCGTCTGTGCGATCACCTTTCTGCCGATCATGACGATGGAACGGACGAAGGATCTGGACCTTAGTTTCGATGCGTTCTTCAAGGAGGGCCACGGGGAGATCCTGCGGGACAGGCAGTACAATGGGGCGGTGTTCCGGCAGGCCGTCGTGCCGATCCTACACGATCTGCACGCACGTGGCTATGTTCGGTAG
- the LOC121596809 gene encoding uncharacterized protein LOC121596809, translating into MSSESEAACRPDAVAEKPLPDFLDAALLHYILDENLPDESIEVDSFTATIATEPGDNYSSDVYRIVVHYNGSKVIPLVAKIMSKDPPVKEFGERIGAFMKEVYTCRNLLPIFSEIVSRATRIKFGAHCAYATRDPADTVVFQDLKALGYRMPDRTRGGLDLAHCELIMRKIGLFHAASMVYVARGPMERQLFTYQYSHGMVQPRDNQSNNPALKMFANGLDTFLEVSAGWPELKREIWTKLKALQLTYAKRCAQCLLTERPDQPEVTFRVLNHGDLWTNNMMFRYEDAADEGTVRDVLFVDYQLGSYGSPGLDLVYCLHNCPQFEVRESSTDRLLRLYHESLCEGLSNGGYKQSFPTFDDVLKEYERHEFIGLVSGLSMLPIILMERTDEVKLTMGNLVDGEQAVKIRNIQYQGKQYRQSVIPILERFHAKGLLD; encoded by the exons ATGTCGTCCGAAAGTGAAGCTGCCTGTCGTCCAGATGCCGTTGCCGAAAAGCCATTACCGGACTTCCTGGACGCAGCGCTGCTGCATTACATTCTGGACGAAAATCTCCCCGATGAATCGATCGAAGTGGACAGTTTCACCGCAACGATTGCCACCGAACCGGGCGACAACTACAGCAGCGACGTGTACCGGATCGTCGTCCACTACAATGGGTCGAAGGTAATCCCGCTCGTGGCGAAAATCATGTCGAAGGATCCGCCGGTCAAGGAGTTTGGCGAGCGAATCGGTGCGTTCATGAAGGAGGTGTACACGTGCCGCAACCTGTTGCCCATCTTCAGTGAGATCGTTTCGCGCGCAACAAGGATCAAGTTTGGTGCGCACTGCGCGTACGCAACGCGCGATCCGGCCGACACGGTTGTGTTTCAGGATCTGAAAGCGCTCGGCTACCGGATGCCGGATCGTACCCGGGGCGGGCTGGACCTTGCCCACTGTGAGCTGATCATGCGCAAGATTGGTCTGTTCCATGCCGCCTCCATGGTGTACGTTGCGAGGGGACCGATGGAGCGCCAGCTCTTCACCTACCAGTACTCGCACGGAATGGTCCAGCCTAGGGACAATCAAAGCAACAACCCGGCGCTGAAAATGTTTGCCAACGGGCTGGACACGTTTTTGGAAGTGTCGGCCGGCTGGCCGGAGCTGAAGcgtgaaatttggacgaagcTGAAAGCGCTCCAATTGACGTACGCGAAGCGATGCGCACAGTGCCTGCTGACGGAGCGGCCCGACCAGCCGGAGGTCACGTTCCGTGTGCTGAATCACGGTGACCTTTGGACGAACAATATGATGTTCCGGTATGAGGATGCAGCGGACGAGGGGACGGTGCGTGACGTGCTGTTTGTCGACTATCAGCTGGGCAGCTACGGCAGTCCCGGGCTCGATCTGGTGTACTGTCTGCACAACTGTCCGCAGTTTGAGGTGCGGGAAAGCAGTACCGATCGGCTGCTCCGTCTGTACCACGAGTCGCTGTGTGAGGGACTGTCGAATGGAGGCTACAAGCAGTCCTTCCCTACCTTTGACGACGTGCTGAAGGAGTACGAGCGGCATGAGTTTATTG GGCTTGTCAGTGGACTGTCGATGTTGCCGATCATCTTAATGGAACGCACGGACGAGGTGAAGCTCACGATGGGGAATCTCGTCGATGGGGAACAGGCGGTAAAGATACGCAACATTCAGTACCAGGGCAAGCAGTACCGCCAATCGGTCATTCCCATTTTGGAGCGCTTCCATGCCAAGGGCCTGCTGGATTAA
- the LOC121597669 gene encoding CCR4-NOT transcription complex subunit 1 produces MNQEPFTYALSQIAHLVSNVNKKNSPATARQLAQLVKDFGLEADRHLLRCLFSSIDFGDATHSAARGYCQARLLATELASLTNKPQLVANVCFAVDNPFPQQKSLKPTSNLLAQISKTLSCTPIQETALSIALLHSEQPEIVRFAEAHLKNCLTELIESYIDSDSGSSNVEGSLNDVSPEFLQQILSLISYGRHTALGLTDQTYERFRSQLCRDFPRDRVPLILAPLLYAESSEISAEILKLNTHSILQSSIMKTSWTNLVVEVGYSFTATLDDCRNHLLKVGGRDITPQDVAKIVSSMCLTHESLSESSINLPTPSAFWPQGSGDPSGQKGKDGNGGSSASEVTTWKPEVLVQALKEVVPALNWKEVCVALDHPEFLLKDRAGLSLLLTIVKMGMQASNMGQTFPVECLYQRWTNVEGQLSIISLILKNSDLYSFADHIYTSVSLDLLKTPPETDSKEVACWMSLHLVDVLLYIADHANLSEKVMKIFKVPGSLCPDVLFLALLQINPPMTTARQELFTNLVPIFLGNHPNAGTILHHAWNHSTFNVTLRPIILHAMSDWYMVGEGDQSRLSRILDVAQDLKALSNLLNIRTYMFIIDLACLASRREYLKLEKWLADKIRDHGEPFVKTILKFLQRRCPQILGGKYSEEQIPKSSQLPPETLITILNCLQACIASCTPEVADMIHSMMQYGMLLNSKSRAQQQQQQQQQQAPQQQQQPPPPGVLRSHRGLEAFGANAMGSQLLPPMVDSLNSLTANIGGLSIGGPGGGNSAFSFNNIIATPPSPSRLLPSSSPFPMMPLPPGAAAAAQAGTLSRLQQTPNDKLGAAAAAGAAGIPTQALAPFTADAPLPVSKEVEDEANSYFQRIYNLPPHPTLSIDEVLDMLQRYKDSPNRHENDVYQCMLRNLFEEYKFFPQYPDKELQTTAQLFGGMVERNLVTTYVALGLALRCVLDALKKPEGSKMYYFGITALDRFKNKLHLYPKYCEYVHSIAHFSEFPAHLIDYIEYGSQGQEPPNKTLGPGPLPPSILQFMPSGAAGRGGPVGNPLYRSNSVTGTSNLTLAGVSSSASAAAAAAAAAAAAAAAAAGGAGAGTPGKINLSAQLIPPGAAGGGAAGASGGGGAGAGVAGSSGNSGGTGGSTGGGQPPRVKSIANATNIDTLLVATQDREEKIIAPPDAIQDKTAFIFNNLSQINLQQKCEEIKEILQKDYYTWLAQYLVLKRASIEVNFHVLYSNFLDALKIPEINRLVTKETFRNIRVLLRSDKGIANFSDRSLLKNLGHWLGMMTLGRNKPILHLDIDVKSLLVEAYNKGQQELLYVVPFVAKVLESCAKSKVFKPPNPWTMSIMNVLAELHQEPDLKLNLKFEIEVLCKNLNIDVSDLKPAIYLKDPERAQNIEYQLSQPKPPKETPAAAVMGGAAVAGLGVGGNVGGGGGGGGGGGVVAVVPQLPPGAGPDDMGSSGPSSSPANVAMDPALAATGPPEPRFHYSDINIANPSLNAQHIVYHPTVAILHTQTHLKVIVKSCLERTISEWISLIVDRSVKIASKTTEQIVRKDFALDSDETRMRRSAHNMARSLVAGMAMITCRDQMVQTIQNNIKVAFSAAVGSAQKEAIIEHAAQQLAMDNIELVTAFIQKTAIEKVAIEMDKILAEDFQLRKLARQEGRRYWDAAVLSYHAERMPERIKLNVGGVSPSQLAVYEEFSRNIPGFLPITERDAAQFAPKMAEMLPFVATPDEIGAIYDELASKMDTFIKTTRLVPILQLHTNNMEQLLECLIHAHRSLDNLTGCTLLNKAVEGLLEGLINIPDQIEHVKLYRDIHLRVMRLMQDHRLFGPMWTNKAITRYMLECREELRYNVEAVDLLITSNFVNMQQFDMMLVQLMDNGNNYVAVVFAMQLLQTFFIDERHNSAITENDLAGTIEMLHRLTAHPRAPEGLTHLIEMLRANHDPNSFLMDRAIVGPTSYIHAGVAQARSDIDDSPGFLERAEFLLKDWVTIALSPNTCRDPLKGFSVFVGKMNAHGILKGDEPLTRFFRFATQYCIDLTYRNMNEPNAKTKIFQFIDAYVRLIALLVKHSGESGSTNTKLNLLNKILGIIIGILLHDQEVHTTAFQQVGYHRIFAMLFLELTTHDPILENISISVITAFCHTFHILRPSAAPGFCYSWLELIAHRVFIGRVLAQIPQQKGWNMYSQLLIDLFKYLAPFLRNAELAKPVQHLYKGTLRVLLVLLHDFPEFLCDYHFAFCDVIPSNCIQMRNLILSPYPRNMRLPDPFTPNLKVDMLNDIGGSPRISINYASSIQPVSFKKDLDSYLKARAPVTFLSELRSNLQISNEVGSRYNIPLMNALVLYVGTQAIAHIRSKNLGPTMSTIIHSAHMDIFQNLAVDLDTEGRYLFLNAIANQLRYPNSHTHYFSCCILYLFAEANSEAIQEQITRVLLERLIVNRPHPWGLLITFIELIKNPIYKFWDHDFVHCAPEIERLFESVAKSCMVTSKSQQQIQNVEPDITECS; encoded by the exons ATGAACCAAGAGCCTTTCACATACGCCTTATCGCAGATCGCTCACTTAGTGTCGAACGTGAACAAGAAAAACTCCCCGGCCACAGCACGTCAGCTAGCGCAG CTGGTGAAGGACTTCGGACTAGAGGCCGACCGTCACTTGCTGCGTTGTCTGTTCTCCTCGATCGACTTCGGGGACGCCACACATTCCGCCGCCAGGGGTTATTGCCAGGCTCGCTTACTGGCCACGGAACTCGCGAGCCTGACAAATAAACCGCAGCTGGTCGCCAACGTTTGCTTCGCCGTCGACAATCCGTTCCCGCAGCAAAAG TCCCTGAAGCCGACGTCGAACCTGCTGGCACAGATCTCGAAAACGCTCTCCTGTACACCGATCCAGGAAACGGCgctttcgatcgctttgctgCACTCGGAACAGCCGGAGATAGTGCGGTTTGCGGAAGCGCACCTTAAGAACTGTCTCACCGAGCTAATCGAGAGCTACATCGACTCTG ACTCGGGCAGCAGCAACGTAGAGGGCAGCCTTAACGACGTATCGCCCGAGTTTCTGCAGCAGATACTGTCCCTCATCTCGTACGGCCGGCACACCGCCCTCGGGCTTACCGACCAAACGTACGAGCGCTTCCGGAGCCAGCTGTGCCGCGACTTTCCGCGCGACCGCGTGCCGCTCATCCTAGCGCCGCTGCTGTACGCGGAGAGTTCGGAAATTTCGGCCGAAATATTGAAGCTCAACACGCACAGCATCCTGCAATCGTCGATCATGAAAACGTCCTGGACCAATCTGGTCGTGGAGGTGGGCTACTCGTTCACCGCGACGCTCGACGACTGCCGGAACCATCTGCTGAAGGTGGGCGGGCGCGACATCACGCCCCAGGATGTGGCGAAGATTGTGTCGTCCATGTGCCTGACGCACGAGTCGCTGTCGGAGAGTAGCATTAATCTGCCGACGCCGAGCGCCTTCTGGCCGCAGGGCAGTGGCGATCCGTCCGGGCAGAAGGGCAAGGATGGCAACGGGGGGTCGTCCGCGTCGGAAGTCACCACCTGGAAGCCGGAGGTGCTGGTGCAAGCGCTGAAGGAGGTAGTGCCTGCCCTTAACTGGAAGGAGGTGTGCGTAGCGCTGGACCATCCGGAGTTTCTGCTGAAGGACCGGGCCgggctgtcgctgctgctgacgaTCGTGAAGATGGGCATGCAGGCGAGCAACATGGGCCAAACCTTCCCGGTGGAGTGTCTGTATCAGCGGTGGACGAACGTCGAGGGTCAGCTGTCGATCATTTCGCTGATACTGAAAAACTCCGACCTGTACTCGTTCGCCGACCACATCTACACGAGCGTGTCGCTCGATCTGCTGAAGACGCCGCCGGAGACGGACAGCAAGGAGGTGGCCTGCTGGATGTCGCTACACCTGGTGGACGTGCTGCTGTACATCGCGGACCATGCGAACCTGAGCGAGAAGGTGATGAAGATTTTCAAGGTGCCCGGTTCGCTCTGCCCGGACGTGCTGTTTCTGGCGCTGCTGCAGATCAACCCGCCGATGACGACGGCCCGGCAGGAGCTGTTCACCAATCTGGTGCCGATCTTCCTCGGCAATCATCCGAACGCGGGCACGATACTGCACCACGCCTGGAACCACTCCACGTTCAACGTGACGCTGCGCCCGATCATCCTGCACGCCATGTCCGACTGGTACATGGTCGGGGAGGGCGACCAGTCGCGGCTGTCCCGCATCCTCGACGTGGCGCAGGACCTGAAGGCGCTGTCCAATCTGCTCAACATTCGCACGTACATGTTCATCATCGATCTGGCCTGCCTGGCGTCGCGCCGCGAATACCTCAAGCTGGAGAAGTGGCTGGCGGACAAGATACGCGACCACGGCGAACCGTTCGTGAAGACGATACTGAAGTTTCTGCAGCGCCGCTGCCCGCAAATCCTGGGCGGCAAGTACAGCGAGGAGCAGATCCCGAAGTCTTCCCAGCTGCCGCCCGAAACGCTCATCACCATACTGAACTGTTTGCAGGCGTGCATCGCGAGCTGTACGCCCGAGGTGGCGGACATGATCCACAGCATGATGCAGTACGGTATGCTGCTCAATTCGAAGTCGCGcgcccagcagcaacagcagcagcagcagcagcaggcaccccagcagcagcagcagccgccgccgcccggtgTGCTCCGGTCGCACCGCGGCCTGGAAGCGTTCGGGGCCAATGCGATGGGCAGCCAGCTGCTGCCCCCGATGGTGGACTCGCTCAACAGCCTGACGGCGAACATTGGCGGCCTTAGCATCGGTGGCCCCGGCGGCGGCAACAGCGCGTTCAGCTTCAACAACATCATTGCGACGCCGCCGTCGCCCTCCCGCCTGCTGCCCTCGAGCAGCCCGTTCCCGATGATGCCGCTGCCGCCCGGTGCGGCCGCCGCTGCCCAGGCCGGCACGCTCAGCCGGCTGCAGCAAACGCCGAACGATAAGCtcggggcggcggcggcagccggCGCCGCCGGCATTCCCACCCAGGCGCTCGCCCCGTTCACGGCCGACGCACCGCTGCCCGTCTCGAAGGAGGTGGAGGACGAGGCGAACAGCTACTTCCAGCGCATCTACAACCTGCCGCCGCATCCGACGCTGTCGATCGACGAGGTGCTGGACATGCTGCAGCGCTACAAGGACTCGCCGAACCGGCACGAGAACGACGTGTACCAGTGCATGCTGCGCAACCTGTTCGAGGAGTACAAGTTTTTCCCGCAGTACCCGGACAAGGAGCTGCAGACGACGGCCCAGCTGTTCGGCGGCATGGTGGAGCGCAATCTCGTCACCACGTACGTGGCGCTCGGGCTGGCGCTGCGCTGCGTGCTCGATGCGCTGAAAAAGCCGGAGGGCTCCAAGATGTACTACTTCGGCATTACCGCGCTGGACCGGTTCAAGAACAAGCTGCACCTGTACCCGAAGTACTGCGAGTATGTGCACTCGATCGCGCACTTTAGCGAGTTCCCGGCGCACCTGATCGACTACATCGAGTACGGGTCGCAGGGCCAGGAGCCGCCGAACAAAACGCTCGGCCCGGGACCGCTGCCACCGTCGATTTTGCAGTTCATGCCGAGCGGGGCGGCCGGTCGGGGTGGACCGGTAGGTAATCCGCTGTATCGGAGCAACTCCGTCACCGGCACGAGCAATCTTACGCTGGCCGGTGTGTCATCGTCCGCTTCGGCTGCGGCTGCAGCCGCAGCtgccgcagccgccgccgccgctgctgctgccggtggggCCGGTGCGGGTACGCCTGGAAAGATTAATCTTTCCGCTCAGCTAATCCCTCCCGGTGCTGCCGGCGGTGGAGCAGCAGGTGCTAGCGGTGGCGGTGGGGCGGGTGCAGGTGTTGCCGGCTCAAGCGGTAACAGTGGTGGCACTGGTGGAAGCACCGGCGGTGGACAGCCGCCGCGCGTCAAATCGATTGCAAACGCAACCAACATCGACACGCTGCTGGTGGCGACGCAGGACCGGGAGGAGAAGATCATTGCGCCGCCGGACGCCATCCAGGACAAGACGGCGTTCATCTTCAACAACCTGAGCCAGATCAATCTGCAGCAGAAGTGCGAGGAGATAAAGGAGATACTGCAGAAGGATTACTACACCTGGCTGGCGCAGTATCTCGTGCTGAAGCGCGCCTCGATCGAGGTGAACTTCCACGTGCTGTACTCGAACTTTCTCGATGCGCTTAAGATACCGGAAATCAACCGACTGGTGACGAAGGAAACGTTCCGCAACATCCGCGTGCTGCTGCGGTCGGACAAGGGCATTGCGAACTTTTCCGACCGCTCGCTGCTGAAGAATCTCGGCCACTGGCTGGGCATGATGACGCTTGGGCGCAACAAGCCGATCCTGCACCTGGACATCGACGTGAAGTCGCTGCTGGTGGAGGCGTACAACAAGGGCCAGCAGGAGCTGCTGTACGTCGTGCCGTTCGTGGCGAAGGTGCTGGAATCGTGCGCGAAGAGCAAGGTGTTCAAGCCACCGAACCCGTGGACGATGTCGATCATGAACGTGCTGGCGGAGCTGCACCAGGAGCCGGACCTGAAGCTGAACCTGAAGTTCGAAATTGAGGTGCTGTGCAAGAACCTCAACATTGACGTCAGTGATCTGAAGCCGGCCATCTACCTGAAGGACCCGGAGCGGGCGCAAAACATCGAGTATCAGCTGTCGCAGCCGAAACCACCGAAGGAGACGCCCGCCGCGGCGGTGATGGGTGGTGCGGCAGTGGCCGGACTCGGTGTCGGTGGTAATgtgggcggtggtggtggaggtggtggtggcggcggtgttGTTGCCGTCGTGCCGCAGCTTCCGCCCGGGGCCGGCCCGGATGATATGGGCTCGAGTGGACCGTCCAGCTCGCCGGCAAACGTGGCGATGGATCCGGCGCTGGCAGCGACCGGGCCGCCGGAGCCACGCTTCCACTACTCCGACATTAACATTGCGAACCCGAGCCTGAACGCGCAGCACATCGTGTACCATCCGACGGTGGCGATCCTGCACACCCAAACGCACCTGAAGGTGATCGTGAAGAGCTGCCTGGAGCGCACCATCTCCGAGTGGATCTCGCTGATCGTGGACCGCAGCGTGAAGATTGCGTCCAAAACGACCGAACAGATCGTGCGCAAGGATTTCGCGCTCGACTCGGACGAGACGCGGATGCGCCGGTCGGCCCACAATATGGCGCGCAGTCTGGTGGCGGGCATGGCGATGATAACGTGCCGCGACCAGATGGTGCAGACGATTCAGAACAACATCAAGGTGGCGTTCTCGGCGGCGGTCGGTAGCGCGCAGAAGGAAGCGATCATTGAGCACGCCGCCCAGCAGCTGGCGAtggacaacattgagctgGTGACGGCGTTCATCCAGAAGACGGCCATCGAGAAGGTGGCGATCGAGATGGACAAGATACTGGCGGAGGACTTTCAGCTGCGCAAGCTGGCGCGGCAGGAGGGCCGGCGCTACTGGGACGCGGCAGTGCTGTCGTACCATGCGGAACGGATGCCCGAGCGCATCAAGCTGAATGTGGGCGGCGTGTCGCCGAGCCAGCTGGCGGTGTACGAGGAGTTTTCGCGCAACATTCCCGGCTTCCTGCCGATTACGGAGCGCGATGCGGCCCAGTTTGCCCCCAAGATGGCG GAGATGCTGCCATTTGTTGCTACACCAGACGAGATTGGCGCGATCTACGATGAGCTGGCTAGCAAGATGGATACGTTCATCAAAACGACACGTCTCGTGCCGATATTGCAG CTTCACACCAACAACATGGAGCAGCTGTTGGAGTGTTTGATTCACGCGCACCGTTCGCTCGACAATCTGACCGGCTGCACGCTGCTGAACAAGGCGGTCGAGGGCCTGCTGGAGGGTTTGATCAACATCCCGGACCAGATCGAGCACGTCAAGCTGTACCGGGACATTCATCTGCGCGTGATGCGCCTGATGCAGGACCATCGGCTGTTCGGTCCGATGTGGACGAACAAAGCGATCACGCGCTACATGCTAGAGTGCCGGGAGGAGCTGCGCTACAACGTGGAAGCGGTCGATCTGCTGATTACGTCCAACTTTGTTAACATGCAGCAGTTCGACATGATGCTGGTGCAGCTGATGGACAATGGGAACAATTACGTGGCGGTCGTGTTCGcgatgcagctgctgcagacGTTCTTCATCGACGAGCGGCACAATTCGGCCATCACGGAGAACGATCTGGCCGGCACGATCGAGATGCTGCACCGGCTGACGGCGCACCCGCGCGCACCGGAAGGTTTGACGCATCTGATCGAGATGCTGCGCGCCAACCACGATCCGAACTCGTTCCTGATGGATCGTGCCATCGTTGGGCCGACCTCGTACATCCACGCGGGTGTAGCCCAGGCACGG TCGGACATTGACGATTCGCCCGGTTTTCTCGAGCGGGCCGAGTTTCTGCTCAAGGACTGGGTCACGATTGCACTGTCGCCCAACACGTGCCGCGATCCGCTCAAGGGCTTCAGCGTGTTTGTGGGCAAAATGAACGCGCACGGCATACTGAAGGGTGATGAGCCGCTGACGCGCTTCTTCCGCTTCGCCACGCAGTACTGCATCGATCTGACGTATCGCAACATGAACGAGCCGAACGCGAAAACGAAAATCTTCCAGTTTATCGACGCGTACGTGCGGCTGATTGCGCTGCTGGTAAAGCACTCTGGCGAGAGTGGCAGCACCAACACGAAGCTGAATCTGCTGAATAAG ATTCTCGGTATCATCATCGGCATACTGCTGCACGATCAGGAAGTACACACGACCGCGTTCCAGCAGGTCGGCTATCATCGCATCTTCGCCATGCTCTTCCTCGAGCTGACCACGCACGATCCGATCCTGGAGAACATCAGCATCAGCGTGATCACGGCGTTCTGCCACACGTTCCACATACTGCGCCCGTCCGCGGCGCCCGGCTTCTGCTACTCCTGGCTCGAGCTGATCGCGCACCGCGTCTTCATCGGGCGCGTGCTCGCCCAAATCCCGCAGCAGAAGGGCTGGAACATGTACTCGCAGCTGCTGATCGACCTGTTCAAGTATCTGGCCCCGTTCCTGCGCAATGCCGAGCTGGCCAAGCCGGTGCAGCATCTGTACAAGGGTACGCTGCGCgtgctgttggtgctgctgcacgaTTTTCCCGAGTTTTTGTGCGACTACCATTTCGCGTTCTGCGACGTCATCCCGTCGAACTGCATCCAGATGCGCAACCTGATCCTGTCGCCGTACCCGCGCAACATGCGCCTGCCCGATCCGTTCACGCCGAATCTGAAG GTCGATATGCTAAATGACATTGGAGGATCGCCACGGATTTCCATCAACTACGCGTCCTCCATTCAGCCGGTAAGCTTCAAAAAGGATCTCGACTCGTACCTGAAGGCCCGCGCACCGGTCACCTTCCTGTCGGAGTTGCGCTCCAATCTGCAGATCTCGAACGAGGTCGGCTCGCGCTACAATATTCCGCTGATGAACGCGCTCGTGCTGTACGTTGGCACCCAAGCAATTGCTCACATTCG ATCGAAAAATTTGGGCCCAACAATGTCCACGATCATACACAGCGCGCACATGGATATCTTCCAAAACCTGGCGGTCGATCTGGACACGGAGGGACGCTACCTGTTCCTAAACGCGATCGCCAACCAGCTGCGCTATCCGAACAGTCACACGCACTACTTCAGCTGCTGCATACTGTACCTGTTCGCAGAGGCAAACTCGGAAGCCATTCAG GAACAAATCACCCGCGTTTTGCTCGAGCGCTTGATCGTCAATCGTCCGCATCCGTGGGGTCTGCTGATCACGTTCATCGAGCTGATCAAGAATCCGATCTACAAGTTCTGGGATCACGATTTCGTGCACTGTGCGCCAGAAATTGAACG ACTTTTCGAATCGGTGGCAAAATCGTGCATGGTCACGAGCAAGAGCCAGCAGCAAATTCAAAACGTCGAGCCGGATATCACCGAGTGCAGCTAA